From a region of the Methanobrevibacter sp. V74 genome:
- a CDS encoding RDD family protein, whose translation MATMFTRRVISYIFDFIVVSALMGVLSFFIFSIMGPKNVHLVYQYLPYVVPFGIFVYFVLCEKLAGASIGKSIMYLQVKSKNGADISWPQAIVRNLTKIYWIPIIFDWLIGKILHTDRLFNDITKTIVINDNR comes from the coding sequence ATGGCAACTATGTTTACAAGAAGAGTTATTTCATATATTTTTGATTTTATTGTGGTTTCAGCATTAATGGGGGTTTTATCTTTCTTTATATTTTCAATTATGGGACCGAAAAATGTTCATTTGGTTTATCAGTATCTGCCTTATGTGGTGCCTTTTGGAATATTTGTTTACTTTGTCCTTTGTGAAAAATTAGCTGGTGCAAGCATTGGCAAGTCTATAATGTATCTTCAGGTTAAATCTAAAAATGGTGCGGATATCTCTTGGCCGCAAGCTATTGTACGTAATTTAACTAAAATTTACTGGATTCCAATAATTTTCGACTGGCTGATTGGTAAAATATTACATACTGATAGATTATTCAACGACATTACAAAAACTATCGTGATAAATGATAACAGATAA
- a CDS encoding thermonuclease family protein, producing MNKKTISIILLIISIMTTIVTVANVFIEDTSTQENQTGTLTINSKTVHYEKVGKCLEVVDGNTIQVYGVGRVQLTQVKTPEDEPGLSQAKNFVSDNCLGKTVYLNIDDEQPKDRYGRTLAIVYTDNMDINKELLDNNLAKATYFSPSEFENGEV from the coding sequence ATGAATAAGAAAACAATATCCATTATCCTATTAATCATATCCATAATGACAACGATAGTGACCGTTGCAAACGTATTTATAGAAGACACAAGCACTCAAGAAAACCAAACTGGAACCTTAACAATAAACAGCAAAACAGTACACTATGAAAAAGTGGGAAAATGTCTTGAAGTTGTTGACGGAAACACGATTCAAGTTTATGGTGTCGGAAGGGTGCAACTAACACAAGTAAAAACACCGGAGGATGAACCGGGATTAAGTCAGGCAAAGAATTTTGTTAGTGACAATTGCCTTGGAAAAACCGTATATCTAAATATTGATGATGAACAGCCAAAAGACAGATATGGCCGCACATTAGCTATTGTATATACTGACAATATGGACATCAATAAAGAATTGCTGGACAATAATCTAGCAAAGGCCACTTATTTTAGTCCAAGTGAGTTTGAAAATGGAGAAGTATAG
- a CDS encoding putative zinc-binding protein: MAEKIALASCNGMSSNGLVSRVAVGDCKKQNEDVISICMGSTSADVDGFNDGMLKKFPIVAINGCANGCVNKILENKGIDVARTIGVGEVLKDHGLSSNNPFRLDGEGEECVKIIVDELNKTIDSID; this comes from the coding sequence ATGGCAGAAAAAATAGCTTTAGCATCATGTAATGGCATGAGTTCAAATGGATTAGTATCACGTGTGGCTGTCGGGGATTGTAAAAAACAGAATGAAGATGTGATTTCAATATGCATGGGTTCAACTTCAGCGGATGTTGATGGATTTAATGATGGAATGCTTAAAAAATTCCCTATTGTTGCCATAAATGGTTGTGCTAATGGATGTGTTAATAAAATTTTAGAAAATAAGGGAATTGATGTAGCTAGGACAATTGGTGTTGGCGAAGTTTTAAAAGATCATGGACTATCTTCAAATAATCCTTTCAGATTAGACGGTGAAGGGGAGGAATGTGTTAAAATTATCGTTGATGAATTAAATAAAACAATTGATTCGATTGATTGA
- a CDS encoding triphosphoribosyl-dephospho-CoA synthase, with the protein MNADEIAKIAQIASALEVSGYPKPGNVHRTRNYDDMVFEDFLISGIVIGDTIREACTNVDVKNPQLGKYILQAVGETDGWIKNNTNLGIVMMLMPIAVASAVSDSFEDIRENIKLLMSNTSVDDACDLYDAINIADAGGMGAQDEYDVASDDAKRELRENNQSMFDVLKISAPWDMIAREMTDDMPAVFEVGYPVYHKLKQEKSQNEACILTFLTILSHIPDTLISRKYGSDEALKISMMTRDVLKLEGSEDFMDMVKEFDDYLFENHYNPGTTADLTAASIFVSYLKSNFR; encoded by the coding sequence ATGAATGCAGATGAGATTGCAAAAATTGCTCAAATTGCATCTGCACTTGAAGTAAGTGGATATCCAAAGCCGGGTAATGTTCATAGAACTCGTAATTATGATGATATGGTTTTTGAAGACTTTTTGATAAGTGGAATTGTAATTGGAGATACTATTCGTGAAGCATGTACAAATGTTGATGTTAAGAATCCACAATTGGGCAAATACATCTTACAGGCAGTTGGCGAAACTGATGGATGGATTAAAAACAACACAAATTTGGGCATTGTTATGATGCTGATGCCAATTGCTGTTGCATCGGCCGTTAGTGATTCATTTGAGGATATACGTGAAAATATTAAATTGCTGATGAGCAATACTTCCGTTGATGATGCATGTGATTTATATGATGCAATCAATATTGCAGATGCCGGAGGGATGGGTGCTCAGGATGAATATGATGTTGCAAGTGATGATGCTAAAAGGGAATTGAGAGAGAATAATCAAAGCATGTTTGATGTGTTAAAAATCTCAGCTCCATGGGATATGATTGCACGTGAAATGACTGATGATATGCCGGCTGTTTTTGAAGTTGGATATCCTGTTTATCACAAGTTGAAACAGGAAAAATCTCAAAATGAAGCTTGTATTTTAACATTCTTAACCATATTGTCCCATATTCCGGATACTTTAATTTCAAGAAAATATGGGTCAGATGAAGCTTTAAAAATATCAATGATGACTCGTGATGTTCTTAAATTAGAAGGTAGCGAAGACTTTATGGATATGGTCAAAGAATTCGATGACTATTTATTTGAAAATCATTATAATCCAGGCACTACTGCGGATTTAACTGCAGCATCAATTTTTGTAAGTTATTTGAAATCAAACTTCAGGTAA
- a CDS encoding phenylalanine--tRNA ligase subunit alpha yields MSEDIKKTISELHIYEKKLLKELEANTEATPGEIAENSGMDIKSVMSASGSLASKDIIEVNKNVQETYFLTDDGIRYANEGLPERKILDVLATKGSIGMKDLVSETNIEKKEKGIAIGWLRRKNWAQIDNGVVNITDTGKDFASKVGVDEKVLVYLKANAGGVKSFSDDLIDGFKKLKGRKNILDIKKETSHSFKILPNGNAILKQGFEIKKQATQLTHEHLKEGEWKSLEYRPYDINAESPAIFAGKKHPLRVIIDEIREIFLNMGFSEDNGEYVESAFWNFDSLFQPQDHAAREMQDTFYLKNPLTCDLPDDDLVKLTAETHENGGMTGSIGWKYDWSEDIARQSVLRTHTTGISTKHLFEHEPPIKMFSVGRVFRRETFDYKHLPEFHQVEGLVCDEKISYQNLLGTLKEFYKKLGFEVRFRPAYFPYTYLSTETEIYLEEKESWIELGGAGMFRPEVLKPLGINQPALAFGLGIERLAMIRYDVEDIRMLYKSDIKWLRELPIVNGVRL; encoded by the coding sequence ATGAGTGAGGATATTAAAAAAACCATTAGTGAATTACATATTTATGAAAAAAAACTGTTAAAAGAATTAGAGGCGAATACAGAAGCAACTCCTGGTGAAATTGCTGAAAATTCTGGTATGGATATTAAATCTGTTATGAGCGCATCAGGTTCTCTTGCTTCAAAAGATATTATTGAAGTAAATAAGAATGTTCAGGAAACTTATTTCTTAACTGACGATGGGATTAGATATGCTAACGAAGGCCTTCCCGAAAGAAAAATTTTAGATGTTTTAGCTACCAAAGGCTCAATCGGCATGAAAGACTTAGTTAGTGAAACTAATATCGAAAAAAAAGAAAAGGGCATTGCTATTGGTTGGCTGCGCCGTAAAAATTGGGCTCAAATTGATAATGGCGTAGTTAACATTACAGACACAGGTAAGGATTTTGCCTCTAAGGTTGGTGTTGATGAAAAGGTATTGGTGTATCTTAAAGCTAATGCTGGAGGGGTAAAAAGTTTCAGTGATGATTTAATTGACGGTTTTAAAAAGTTAAAAGGTAGGAAAAATATTTTAGATATTAAAAAAGAAACCTCACATTCATTTAAAATCTTACCTAATGGAAATGCTATCTTAAAACAAGGTTTTGAAATTAAAAAACAAGCTACTCAATTAACTCATGAACATTTGAAAGAAGGGGAATGGAAAAGCTTAGAATATCGTCCATACGATATCAATGCAGAATCCCCGGCAATATTCGCTGGTAAAAAGCATCCCTTAAGGGTAATTATTGATGAAATTCGTGAAATCTTTTTAAACATGGGTTTTTCAGAAGACAATGGTGAATATGTGGAATCCGCATTTTGGAACTTTGATTCACTTTTCCAACCACAAGATCATGCTGCTCGTGAAATGCAAGATACGTTTTATCTCAAAAATCCATTAACATGTGATTTGCCTGATGATGATTTAGTAAAACTTACAGCTGAAACTCATGAAAATGGAGGCATGACAGGTTCTATTGGTTGGAAATATGATTGGAGTGAAGATATTGCACGTCAAAGTGTCTTAAGGACCCATACAACAGGAATATCTACTAAACATTTATTTGAACATGAACCTCCAATTAAAATGTTTTCAGTAGGAAGGGTATTTAGAAGAGAAACTTTTGATTATAAACATTTGCCTGAATTTCACCAGGTTGAAGGGCTTGTGTGTGATGAGAAAATAAGCTATCAGAATCTTTTGGGCACTTTAAAGGAATTCTATAAAAAATTGGGATTTGAAGTAAGATTCCGGCCCGCTTACTTCCCTTATACTTATCTTTCAACAGAAACCGAAATCTATTTGGAGGAAAAAGAAAGCTGGATTGAACTTGGTGGTGCGGGAATGTTTAGGCCGGAAGTATTAAAACCCTTAGGAATTAATCAGCCAGCTTTAGCATTTGGTTTGGGTATTGAAAGGCTTGCTATGATTAGATATGATGTGGAAGACATCCGTATGCTTTATAAAAGTGATATTAAATGGCTTCGTGAGTTGCCTATTGTCAATGGGGTTCGTTTATAA
- a CDS encoding DEAD/DEAH box helicase — MNFDDLNISDEIKDAINDMGFERLTPIQKLSIPEVLKGTDVTGQAQTGSGKTIAFTIPILSKIFIPDRSPQAIILCPTRELCMQVASEIAKVGNNIRKLKVLAVYGGQPIGKQTRVLKKGVHIVVGTPGRVIDHIDRGNLDLIGVESVVLDEADEMLDMGFREDIETILESTPHQRQTLLFSATMPKDVIRIGKSYQKNPKFIKIANKKKNIPKITQYAFKCNIKDKFDGLTRLIESYDVRLALIFCNTKKSVDFVAKHLRKQDFNVDSLHGDMKQVVRDKIMNKFRNGNINILVATDVAARGLDVVDVGAVINYDVPQNSDDYVHRIGRTARAGKSGLAFMLVSKDEIQRYNKIKKDNNIKITEKELPTFQDIEYIKNKRVLNNAKSLIEEGNLDEYLKIIKNELECSGVDMAAALLKMIREN, encoded by the coding sequence ATGAATTTTGATGATTTAAATATTTCAGATGAAATTAAAGATGCAATAAATGATATGGGGTTTGAAAGGCTAACTCCAATTCAGAAATTGTCAATACCTGAAGTTTTAAAAGGAACTGATGTAACTGGTCAGGCACAAACTGGTTCAGGTAAAACTATAGCTTTTACAATTCCTATACTTTCAAAAATATTTATTCCAGACAGATCGCCTCAGGCCATTATCTTATGTCCAACAAGGGAGTTATGTATGCAAGTGGCATCGGAAATTGCAAAAGTTGGAAATAATATCCGGAAACTTAAAGTTTTAGCGGTTTACGGAGGCCAACCGATCGGCAAGCAAACACGTGTTCTTAAAAAAGGGGTTCATATTGTTGTTGGAACACCGGGTCGTGTAATTGACCATATTGATAGAGGCAATCTTGATTTGATAGGTGTTGAAAGTGTTGTTTTGGATGAAGCTGATGAAATGTTGGATATGGGTTTTAGAGAGGATATTGAGACAATTTTAGAAAGTACTCCTCATCAAAGACAAACTTTACTTTTCTCAGCAACAATGCCAAAGGATGTTATAAGAATTGGCAAAAGCTATCAAAAGAATCCTAAATTTATAAAAATTGCCAATAAAAAGAAAAATATTCCAAAAATAACTCAATATGCATTTAAATGCAATATCAAAGATAAGTTTGATGGATTGACCAGATTGATTGAATCATATGATGTCAGGTTGGCTTTGATTTTCTGCAATACTAAAAAGAGTGTTGACTTTGTAGCTAAACACTTGAGAAAACAGGATTTCAATGTGGATAGCCTTCATGGAGACATGAAACAAGTGGTTAGGGATAAAATTATGAATAAATTTAGAAACGGCAACATTAATATATTGGTTGCAACTGATGTTGCTGCCCGTGGTTTGGATGTTGTTGATGTTGGTGCTGTTATCAATTATGATGTCCCTCAAAACAGCGACGATTATGTTCATCGTATTGGAAGAACTGCAAGGGCTGGAAAAAGTGGTTTAGCTTTCATGTTAGTTTCAAAAGATGAAATTCAAAGGTATAATAAGATTAAAAAGGACAATAACATTAAAATAACAGAAAAAGAATTGCCAACTTTTCAGGATATTGAATACATTAAAAACAAGCGAGTTTTAAATAATGCAA
- the hypE gene encoding hydrogenase expression/formation protein HypE, with protein MSEDKINMNHGAGGEVMANLIAGTVLDNITKKSVNGGISLDDLDDGASIPVGDYEIIFTTDGHTIDPLFFPGGDIGRISASGTINDVSVMGAKPLAISNAIIMQEGFPIEDLDKIMKSLDEACREVDVAVITGDTKVMPQGKLEGIVMVTTGIGIAKKGEVVRDSGLEVGDKIIVTGSLGDHGMSLMSFREGFGFETELKSDVAPMWNIIKKALEIGGVTAMKDPTRGGFANAINEMASKAGVGVVLEQEAIPIKEAVHAVSEMLGIDPFEVANEGKVVMGVKADKAEAVLEAIKGEKYGEDAAIIGEVVEGNYVVVNTPIGGERILEAPIADPVPRVC; from the coding sequence ATGTCAGAAGATAAAATCAATATGAATCATGGTGCTGGCGGAGAAGTGATGGCTAATTTAATAGCCGGCACAGTTCTAGATAATATCACTAAAAAAAGTGTAAATGGTGGAATTAGTCTAGATGACTTAGATGATGGTGCATCAATACCTGTTGGAGATTATGAAATTATTTTTACCACAGACGGACACACAATTGATCCGTTATTTTTCCCAGGTGGAGATATTGGTAGGATTTCAGCATCAGGAACAATAAACGATGTTTCTGTAATGGGTGCTAAACCATTAGCCATTTCCAATGCAATTATCATGCAAGAGGGTTTTCCTATTGAAGATTTGGATAAAATCATGAAATCTTTAGATGAAGCTTGCCGGGAAGTTGATGTGGCTGTAATAACTGGCGATACTAAAGTAATGCCTCAGGGTAAGCTTGAGGGTATTGTCATGGTCACTACAGGCATTGGAATAGCTAAAAAAGGTGAAGTTGTCCGTGATTCTGGTCTTGAAGTTGGCGATAAAATTATTGTCACTGGTAGTTTGGGGGATCATGGAATGAGTCTCATGTCATTTAGGGAAGGTTTTGGTTTTGAAACTGAGTTGAAGTCTGATGTTGCTCCCATGTGGAATATAATTAAAAAAGCTTTAGAGATTGGTGGAGTTACAGCAATGAAAGACCCTACCCGTGGCGGATTTGCAAACGCCATTAATGAAATGGCTTCAAAGGCAGGTGTGGGGGTTGTCCTTGAACAGGAAGCAATTCCAATAAAAGAGGCAGTTCATGCTGTATCTGAAATGTTAGGCATTGATCCATTTGAAGTAGCTAATGAAGGAAAAGTAGTTATGGGAGTTAAAGCAGATAAGGCTGAAGCGGTCCTTGAAGCCATTAAAGGCGAAAAATATGGTGAGGATGCAGCAATAATTGGTGAAGTTGTTGAAGGGAATTATGTTGTTGTCAATACTCCGATTGGTGGCGAAAGAATTCTTGAAGCACCAATAGCCGATCCAGTTCCTAGAGTTTGTTAA
- a CDS encoding DNA polymerase domain-containing protein, which translates to MAVETKEQLELEAEIKAQAQKFLKYLNSNLPESMELEYEGFYRRGFFVSKKRYAVIEDGEIIAKGLELVRRDWAPIVKKTQESILMAILKEGDSNKAIGEVKKVLKRIRKGEVDKKELIIHTQITKPLNQYKQIGPHVVAAQRIEEHGVKVSRGTIIQYIIVKGKGTISQRAVPYEYSEGYDYDKEYYINNQLIPAVERIMYSFGYSKKDLQDMAKGEVQQSLDAFF; encoded by the coding sequence ATGGCTGTTGAAACAAAAGAACAATTAGAACTTGAAGCTGAAATTAAAGCACAAGCTCAAAAATTCTTAAAGTATCTTAACTCAAATCTTCCCGAAAGCATGGAGCTTGAATACGAAGGATTTTACAGAAGAGGATTCTTTGTAAGCAAAAAAAGATATGCTGTAATTGAAGATGGAGAAATTATAGCTAAGGGATTAGAGTTAGTTAGAAGAGATTGGGCGCCTATTGTAAAGAAAACCCAGGAATCTATTTTAATGGCCATTTTAAAAGAAGGGGATTCCAATAAAGCTATTGGTGAAGTTAAAAAAGTCTTAAAACGAATAAGAAAAGGTGAAGTTGATAAAAAAGAACTCATCATCCACACTCAAATAACCAAACCATTAAACCAATACAAGCAGATTGGTCCACATGTTGTTGCCGCTCAAAGAATTGAGGAACATGGAGTTAAAGTATCCCGCGGAACCATCATCCAATACATTATTGTGAAAGGAAAAGGAACCATCAGTCAAAGAGCAGTTCCATACGAGTACAGTGAAGGTTATGACTATGATAAAGAGTATTATATCAATAACCAGTTGATTCCAGCAGTTGAAAGGATTATGTATTCATTTGGATATAGTAAAAAAGACTTGCAGGACATGGCAAAAGGTGAAGTCCAGCAAAGCCTAGATGCATTTTTCTAA
- a CDS encoding TIGR02253 family HAD-type hydrolase, protein MIKNDDERVVFFDVDGTLLDTSDFAETARKAAIGLMVDNGLPLDKDEAYGVLKTIIREKGSNYGKHFNVLTQVVLGHEDPMLVALGMVTYHNVKMALLRPFPETIDTLIYLKSQGYRLAVISNGITIKQWEKLVRLNIHSFFDEVITSEEVGKNKPNKLIYDVALRKMKGNPEKSLMIGNKFKEDALGAVNAGMSAILVNSDVTEDDRAYIKKEKLDITIIDNIGDVNTIL, encoded by the coding sequence ATGATTAAAAATGATGATGAACGTGTTGTATTTTTCGATGTAGACGGTACATTGCTTGACACTTCAGATTTTGCTGAAACTGCAAGAAAAGCAGCTATAGGATTGATGGTAGATAACGGTTTACCTCTTGATAAAGATGAAGCATATGGTGTTTTAAAAACAATTATCCGTGAAAAAGGATCCAATTATGGCAAACACTTTAATGTACTAACTCAAGTTGTTTTAGGCCATGAAGACCCTATGCTAGTTGCTCTTGGGATGGTTACATACCATAATGTTAAAATGGCATTGTTAAGGCCATTTCCAGAAACCATAGACACATTAATCTACCTTAAAAGTCAAGGATATCGTCTTGCAGTAATCTCTAATGGAATAACCATTAAGCAATGGGAAAAGCTAGTAAGGCTCAACATCCATTCATTTTTCGATGAGGTCATTACATCTGAAGAGGTTGGAAAAAACAAGCCAAACAAGTTAATTTACGATGTAGCACTTAGAAAAATGAAAGGCAACCCTGAAAAATCACTTATGATTGGAAACAAATTTAAAGAAGATGCACTTGGCGCCGTTAATGCTGGAATGAGTGCAATCCTTGTAAATTCCGATGTTACTGAAGATGACAGAGCCTACATTAAAAAAGAAAAACTAGATATAACCATAATAGATAATATTGGTGATGTAAACACAATCTTATAA
- a CDS encoding radical SAM protein, with protein MHYVNSKSILSGQNGMNLYRGCSHGCIYCDSRSEIYGMNHLFEDIEVKENSLELLKKELIKRPKSMIGCGSMSDPYIPLEKNIKFTRKALKLIDRYGFGFTCITKSDLILRDLDLLKKINEKSKVVVQITLTTSDDELCRILEPNVCDTSRRVDVLKILNDNDIPTVVWLCPILPFINDTEENINSILDYCIDNNVHGVVCFEMGLTLRKGNRKYFYEKLNQHFPSLREKYITKYDNNYNLLSPNNNKLMNIFKKRTSEHGILNNNDEIFGYLSDFPQKSVQSKLI; from the coding sequence ATGCATTATGTAAATTCTAAAAGTATATTGTCCGGTCAAAATGGGATGAATCTTTATAGGGGATGTAGTCATGGCTGCATATATTGTGATTCTAGAAGCGAAATTTACGGCATGAATCATTTATTTGAGGATATTGAAGTTAAAGAAAATTCACTAGAATTGCTTAAAAAGGAATTGATTAAACGTCCCAAATCCATGATTGGATGCGGTTCCATGAGCGATCCATACATTCCTCTTGAAAAAAACATTAAATTTACTAGAAAAGCATTGAAATTGATAGATAGATATGGATTTGGATTTACATGCATTACCAAGTCGGACCTGATTTTAAGGGATTTGGATTTGCTCAAAAAAATCAATGAAAAATCCAAAGTCGTTGTTCAAATTACCTTAACAACCTCTGATGACGAGTTGTGCCGTATTTTAGAGCCAAATGTTTGCGACACTTCAAGACGTGTTGATGTCCTAAAAATTTTAAATGATAATGATATTCCAACAGTAGTGTGGCTATGTCCAATTTTGCCTTTCATTAATGATACTGAGGAAAATATAAACTCTATTTTAGATTATTGCATTGATAATAATGTTCATGGAGTGGTATGCTTTGAAATGGGACTTACTTTAAGAAAGGGAAATCGCAAATATTTTTATGAAAAATTAAATCAACATTTTCCGAGCCTTAGAGAAAAATACATCACAAAATATGACAATAATTATAATTTGTTAAGTCCCAATAATAATAAATTAATGAATATTTTTAAAAAAAGAACAAGTGAACATGGTATTTTGAATAATAATGATGAAATATTCGGGTATTTATCCGATTTTCCTCAAAAATCTGTTCAATCGAAATTAATCTAA
- a CDS encoding 30S ribosomal protein S8e yields the protein MAISQGKSTRSPSGARNVAHRGKRKSELGRDPAETRVDEKRLRKIRTRGGNEKLRLATGNKINVTDADGKTKVTDVLGVIENRANPNYVRRNIITKGAIVETPEGNAKVTSRPGQDGVINGILI from the coding sequence ATGGCAATTTCTCAAGGAAAATCAACAAGAAGTCCATCAGGTGCAAGAAATGTTGCACACCGTGGAAAAAGGAAATCCGAATTAGGAAGAGATCCTGCTGAAACTAGGGTAGATGAAAAAAGATTAAGAAAAATCAGAACCCGTGGCGGAAACGAAAAACTCAGATTAGCTACAGGTAATAAAATCAACGTTACAGATGCCGATGGTAAAACCAAAGTTACAGATGTCTTAGGAGTAATTGAAAACAGAGCTAACCCTAACTACGTAAGAAGGAACATCATTACCAAAGGTGCTATCGTAGAAACTCCTGAAGGCAATGCTAAAGTTACATCTAGACCTGGTCAAGACGGTGTTATCAACGGAATTTTAATTTAA
- a CDS encoding exodeoxyribonuclease III, with protein MSIKLVSWNVNGIRAVSKKEEFWDWFDNTDADIINFQEVRATEDKIPKKLADVDGFHQHFNEAEKKGYSGVGTYSKIEPVDVAYGLGVEELDREGRILKIAYPDFMLYNIYFPNSGMNAKRLDFKVDFCNALLEQLVELKNEGKNLVITGDYNIAHNPIDVYNPKNCEGKSGYLPEERAWLDQLEGAGFVDTFRMFDEGENNFTWWSYRTRARERNAGWRLDYFYVNEEMKENVKSAKILSDIYGSDHCPVTLELEF; from the coding sequence ATGTCAATTAAACTAGTTTCTTGGAATGTAAATGGTATTAGGGCAGTTTCCAAAAAAGAAGAATTCTGGGACTGGTTTGACAATACTGATGCAGATATTATTAACTTTCAGGAAGTAAGGGCAACAGAAGATAAAATCCCTAAGAAATTAGCTGATGTTGATGGATTTCATCAGCACTTTAATGAAGCTGAAAAGAAAGGATACAGTGGCGTTGGAACATACTCTAAAATCGAACCTGTTGATGTAGCATATGGTTTAGGGGTTGAAGAGCTGGACCGTGAAGGAAGAATATTGAAAATCGCATATCCTGACTTCATGTTATATAACATTTACTTTCCAAATAGTGGAATGAATGCTAAAAGACTGGATTTTAAGGTTGATTTCTGCAATGCTTTACTAGAACAGTTGGTTGAACTTAAAAATGAAGGTAAGAACCTAGTTATCACAGGGGATTATAATATTGCTCACAATCCAATCGACGTATACAATCCTAAAAACTGCGAAGGCAAATCAGGATATTTGCCGGAAGAAAGGGCATGGTTAGACCAACTGGAGGGGGCAGGTTTTGTTGATACTTTCAGGATGTTTGATGAAGGTGAAAATAACTTTACTTGGTGGAGCTATAGAACCCGTGCACGTGAAAGAAACGCTGGATGGAGACTGGACTACTTTTATGTTAATGAAGAAATGAAAGAAAACGTAAAATCAGCAAAAATTCTATCAGACATTTATGGTTCAGATCACTGTCCTGTAACCTTGGAATTGGAATTTTAA